The Streptococcus sanguinis genomic sequence TTAGCCATCTTTTATCTGATTGGTTATCCTTTGGTGAATGAGTATATCCTTTCCAGCGGTGTCTCTGCTGAAAGAAGTAAAGCGGCTCAGTATATTAAGGAAAAGACCAAGGATGGGGATACTATCTATGCCTGGGACACCTCGGCTAGTCTGTATCAAAAGAGCGGCCGCCTATCAGCTGTTTCTCTCTTGTCTCCAACTTTGTATGTGGGAACGGCTGAAAATCGTTTGGGTCTTCAGAATGGACTTGAAAACAGCCAGCCCAAGTATATTTTGGTCAACAATGATGTCAAACTGCTGTCGGATGCGAAACAGCTAATTTCCAAAAATTATAAGGAATCTGACCTCAAACTCGACCATTTCAAGCTTTATCAACTTAAGTAGTAAAAAATCAATATGTTGTGTATAAAAAGAAAAAATAACTTTTTTGCCACAACATATTGATTTTTAATTTTAACGTGCTATAATGAGTCTTGTATCGACTTATTTATAAAATACTGTTCTTTGGATGAACTGCTGTCGGAGATTTCTTGGAAATTTCTTCGCAAGCGATAGGTTTAAAGAGACTTGATTTGTCCTAAGGGCAGAGAAAAGGAAGTGTTCGTGATGATTTTAAGGGAAGAGAAGTTTGAAACTGCTCCAGCGATTTATGTGGAGAAGCGGGATGGCCGCAGAGTGGCTTTTGATGTGTCAAAGATTTATAAGGCTATGGTGCGGGCGGCTCAGGAAGTCGGTCCGCTGAATCCAATGCTGGAAGCCAAGCTAGAAGCTATCACAGACCGCATTGTGGCAGAAATCAGCAGTCGCTTCGCTAAGTATGTCAAAATCTATGAGATTCAGAACATCGTTGAGCATGAGCTTTTGAATGCCAAGGAATATGCCATTGCAGAGAACTACATCACTTACCGCACCCAACGGGATTTTGAGCGCTCAAAAGCGACTGATATCAACTTTACTATTGACAAGCTCCTCAACAAAGACCGCACGGTAGTCAACGAGAATGCCAATAAGGACAGTGATGTTTTCAATACCCAACGGGATTTGACGGCTGGGATTGTCGGCAAATCCATCGGCCTTAAGATGCTGCCGCCTCATGTGGCCAATGCTCACCAGAAGGGGGACATCCACTACCATGATTTGGATTATAGCCCTTATACGCCGATGACTAACTGCTGTCTAATTGACTTTGACGGCATGCTGAAAAATGGCTTCAAGATTGGGAATGCAGAAGTAGAGAGTCCCAAGTCTATCCAGACCGCGACAGCTCAGATCTCGCAAATCATTGCCAATGTAGCTTCCAGCCAGTACGGCGGTTGTTCGGCCGATCGGATTGATGAAGTCTTGGCGCCTTATGCTGAGCTTAATTATCAAAAGCATCTCAAGGATGCGGAGCAATGGGTCTTGCCGGATAAGCAGAAAGAGTACGCCTGGGCGAAGACCAAGAAGGACATCTACGATGCCATGCAGTCGCTGGAGTATGAGATCAATACTCTCTTTACCTCTAACGGTCAGACTCCTTTTACTTCGCTGGGCTTCGGGCTGGGAACCAATCGTTTTGAGCGGGAGATTCAGAAGGCTATTCTCAATATCCGTATCAAAGGTTTGGGAAGTGAACATCGGACGGCTATCTTTCCTAAGTTGATTTTCACTCTTAAGCGTGGCCTTAATTTAGAGCCTGGAAGTCCCAACTACGATATCAAACAGCTGGCGCTAGAATGTGCGACGAAACGGATGTATCCAGATGTCCTTTCTTATGATAAAATCATTGATTTGACTGGCTCTTTCAAGGTTCCGATGGGCTGCCGTTCTTTCCTGCAAGGCTGGAAGGATGAAAATGGACAGGAAGTCAACTCCGGCCGTATGAATCTAGGTGTCGTTACTGTCAATCTGCCGCGGATTGCGCTTGAATCCGAGGGGGATTTGGATAAATTCTGGGAACTCTTTAACGAGCGGATGAATATCGCTGAAGATGCTTTGGTCTACCGAGTGGAGCGGACCAAGGAAGCCAGTCCAGCCAATGCACCGATTCTTTATCAGTATGGGGCTTTTGGCCAACGCTTGGGCAAGTATGATCAGGTAGACCAGCTCTTTACTCACCGTCGTGCAACGGTTTCCCTAGGCTATATCGGTTTGTATGAAGTGGCAGCAGTCTTTTACGGTGGCGACTGGGAAACTAATCCAGAAGCCAAGGACTTTACGGTTGCTATTGTCAAAGATATGAAGCGTCGGGTGGAAGAATGGTCCGAGCAGTATGACTATCATTTCTCTGTTTACTCGACGCCATCTGAAAGTCTGACCGACCGTTTCTGTCGCTTGGATACAGAGAAGTTTGGGGTCGTTCCGGATATTACTGACAAGGAATACTATACTAATTCTTTCCACTACGATGTGCGCAAGAATCCAACGCCTTTTGAGAAACTGGACTTTGAGAAGATTTATCCTGAAGTAGGAGCCTCAGGCGGCTTTATCCATTACTGTGAATATCCTGTGCTGCAGCAAAATCCAAAAGCACTGGAGGCTGTCTGGGACTATGCCTATGACCGAGTCGGCTATCTGGGAACCAATACACCGATTGACCGCTGTTACAAGTGTAACTTTGAGGGGGATTTCACGCCGACCGAGCGGGGCTTCACCTGTCCAAACTGTGGCAACAGCGATCCCAAGACGGTCGATGTAGTCAAGCGGACCTGTGGTTACTTAGGAAATCCACAAGCCCGTCCAATGGTCAATGGCCGACACAAGGAAATATCAGCTCGGGTCAAGCATATGAATGGCTCGACTATTAAGTACGAAGGAAATTAAGATGGGAAAGTATCAATTGGATGACAAAGGAAAGGCTCAGGTGCAGCGTTTCCATGAAAAACATTCGCAGGGCGGCAGCCGCAAAAAAGAGCGATTGGCCAAACTGCGTCAGCAATTTTTAGAAAAGAACAAGAAACAATAGAAGTCAGAGTGGGGCGCAAGGCGGTCTCACTCTCTTCGTATCAGGAGGAAGTATGGAGCTGAGACGACCGGAACTAGAAGACAAGGAAAAAATTTTAGAGATGCTGGCTGACTTTGAAGCAGCTGGTAGCCGACAGGACGGCTTCTTTGGCGGAGCAGATTTTGTCTATGAGGACTGGCTGGAGACGATTCAGCTAGCCGAGGCAGGTCTAGGCTTGCCGCAAGGTTTTGTGCCTTACATCCAACTAATCTCTTTTGCTGCGGATGGTCAGGCTGTGGGCTTTCTCAATCTGCGCTTGCGGCTCAATGACCATTTGCTCCAAGAAGGCGGGCATATCGGTTATAGTATCCGTCCCTCTGCGCGTGGGAAAGGATTGGCAAAAGAGCAGCTGCGACAAGGCTTGCAAGTAGCCAAAAGTAAAAATATAAAACGAGTCCTAGTGACTTGCGATAGTGACAATGCTGCCAGCCGGGCAGTGATTCTGGCTAATAGCGGAGCTTTAGAGGATGTTCGAGGCGGGAAAGAGCGTTACTGGATTGATGTCAATTAAGGAGGGAATATGGAGCTAAGACGACCAACTTTGGAAGATAAAGATGCGATTTTAGAGATGATTGCGGAGTTCGATGCTGCAAAATCTTATATGCATGGTGGCATGGGCTCCACTTGGAAGCGAGCAAAGGATTATGAGGATTGGTTAAAGATTGTAGAACAGAAGGAAGATGTGGCAAACTTGCCAGCAGGTTGGGTTCCTGCCATCCAATTTTTGTCCTTTGATGAGACTGGCTTGCCTCTGGGATTTTTAGCTTTACGCCTGTCCTTAAATGACAAATTATTTGTAGAGGGTGGGCATATTGGCTATTCTATCCGGCCCAGTCAACGCAGAAAGGGCTTTGCTAAGATGCAGCTAGAGCTAGGACTAGCAGAGGCTCGAAAGCAAAGAC encodes the following:
- the nrdD gene encoding anaerobic ribonucleoside-triphosphate reductase — protein: MILREEKFETAPAIYVEKRDGRRVAFDVSKIYKAMVRAAQEVGPLNPMLEAKLEAITDRIVAEISSRFAKYVKIYEIQNIVEHELLNAKEYAIAENYITYRTQRDFERSKATDINFTIDKLLNKDRTVVNENANKDSDVFNTQRDLTAGIVGKSIGLKMLPPHVANAHQKGDIHYHDLDYSPYTPMTNCCLIDFDGMLKNGFKIGNAEVESPKSIQTATAQISQIIANVASSQYGGCSADRIDEVLAPYAELNYQKHLKDAEQWVLPDKQKEYAWAKTKKDIYDAMQSLEYEINTLFTSNGQTPFTSLGFGLGTNRFEREIQKAILNIRIKGLGSEHRTAIFPKLIFTLKRGLNLEPGSPNYDIKQLALECATKRMYPDVLSYDKIIDLTGSFKVPMGCRSFLQGWKDENGQEVNSGRMNLGVVTVNLPRIALESEGDLDKFWELFNERMNIAEDALVYRVERTKEASPANAPILYQYGAFGQRLGKYDQVDQLFTHRRATVSLGYIGLYEVAAVFYGGDWETNPEAKDFTVAIVKDMKRRVEEWSEQYDYHFSVYSTPSESLTDRFCRLDTEKFGVVPDITDKEYYTNSFHYDVRKNPTPFEKLDFEKIYPEVGASGGFIHYCEYPVLQQNPKALEAVWDYAYDRVGYLGTNTPIDRCYKCNFEGDFTPTERGFTCPNCGNSDPKTVDVVKRTCGYLGNPQARPMVNGRHKEISARVKHMNGSTIKYEGN
- a CDS encoding GNAT family N-acetyltransferase, which gives rise to MELRRPELEDKEKILEMLADFEAAGSRQDGFFGGADFVYEDWLETIQLAEAGLGLPQGFVPYIQLISFAADGQAVGFLNLRLRLNDHLLQEGGHIGYSIRPSARGKGLAKEQLRQGLQVAKSKNIKRVLVTCDSDNAASRAVILANSGALEDVRGGKERYWIDVN
- a CDS encoding GNAT family N-acetyltransferase codes for the protein MELRRPTLEDKDAILEMIAEFDAAKSYMHGGMGSTWKRAKDYEDWLKIVEQKEDVANLPAGWVPAIQFLSFDETGLPLGFLALRLSLNDKLFVEGGHIGYSIRPSQRRKGFAKMQLELGLAEARKQRLERVLITCDEDNEASRRTILSAGGVYENTIDRSQRYWIDLEDEDEQSQTSRMEK